In a genomic window of Paracoccus sp. TOH:
- a CDS encoding hexameric tyrosine-coordinated heme protein encodes MLRQICILAALALPPTGGLAQTAATPAPAETWLPTLQVDTPQQGFDLAIVMARRAVKTTQPDVAVLKAQRPHYAGDAARLIDVSGVAAAWFATIAAANGYWRD; translated from the coding sequence ATGCTTAGACAGATCTGCATTCTGGCCGCGCTGGCGCTGCCGCCGACCGGGGGTCTTGCCCAGACCGCCGCCACGCCGGCGCCGGCAGAGACCTGGCTGCCGACCCTGCAGGTCGATACGCCGCAGCAGGGCTTCGACCTGGCCATCGTCATGGCCCGGCGGGCGGTCAAGACGACCCAGCCCGATGTGGCGGTGCTGAAGGCGCAGCGGCCGCACTATGCCGGGGATGCGGCCCGCCTGATCGACGTCTCGGGCGTGGCGGCGGCCTGGTTCGCCACCATCGCCGCGGCGAACGGCTATTGGCGCGACTGA
- a CDS encoding DUF6522 family protein: MGAVEFGKDGVRVEAALLARAFGISADDLKRDMRDGTITSRFERGEGKDAGTVRLIFFSASRRVRITADAGGHVLSCGAADFAGPPGSASRPAATGTGRGFADPDGQQAHIETLLDLALQGTFPASDPVAIGIDAPAPPVLPRETRP, encoded by the coding sequence ATGGGTGCGGTCGAATTCGGCAAGGACGGCGTCAGGGTCGAGGCGGCGCTGCTGGCCCGCGCCTTCGGGATCAGCGCCGACGATCTGAAACGGGACATGCGCGACGGCACGATCACCAGCCGGTTCGAGCGCGGCGAGGGCAAGGACGCCGGAACCGTGCGGCTGATCTTCTTCTCCGCCAGCCGGCGCGTCAGGATAACGGCCGATGCCGGCGGCCATGTGCTGAGCTGCGGCGCGGCGGATTTCGCCGGCCCGCCCGGTTCCGCAAGCCGGCCGGCGGCGACCGGCACCGGCCGGGGCTTCGCGGACCCGGATGGTCAACAGGCGCATATCGAAACGCTTCTCGACCTGGCGCTGCAGGGAACCTTCCCCGCCAGCGATCCCGTCGCCATCGGCATCGACGCCCCTGCCCCGCCCGTCTTGCCGCGGGAAACGAGACCATGA
- a CDS encoding carboxymuconolactone decarboxylase family protein, translating to MTDITMPKASPELGAKRHALAPAIDDAFLALSKAVFAEGALDKRTKQLIAVAVAHVTQCPWCIEGHVRGAKRAGASNEQIMEAIWVAAEMRAGAAYGHANKALAVLDEIDGA from the coding sequence ATGACCGATATCACCATGCCCAAGGCCAGCCCCGAACTGGGCGCGAAACGCCACGCGCTGGCCCCCGCCATCGACGATGCCTTTCTGGCGCTGTCGAAGGCGGTCTTCGCCGAGGGGGCGCTGGACAAGCGCACCAAGCAGTTGATCGCGGTCGCGGTGGCGCATGTGACGCAATGCCCCTGGTGCATCGAGGGCCATGTGCGGGGCGCGAAGCGCGCCGGCGCCAGCAACGAGCAGATCATGGAGGCGATCTGGGTCGCGGCCGAGATGCGCGCCGGCGCGGCCTATGGCCATGCGAACAAGGCGCTGGCGGTGCTGGACGAAATTGATGGCGCGTGA
- a CDS encoding hydroxyacid dehydrogenase: MSKNVLITGPSLAPAAEAVLTGAGYRPVYVPPYTEGEALRRFSAENDPVGVLVRMGRLDEAFLAASPRVRVLSKHGAGVDNIDIAAASARRIPVLVAAGANAVSVAEHAMALLFAVAKKIVPLDRGLREGRWEKPGFQGRELAGSTMGLVAFGAIARQTARFARAFGIAVSAYDPFCPAEVFEAEGVTLIDDLDRLVAGSDIVSLHSPLTPRTRHLINAERLALMRPDAIIVNTARGGLIDETALLAALRENRIGGAGLDTFATEPPAADHPFWADMRLVLTPHIGGVTAAANTRVGIEAAQGIVDCLAGRDIPPGRIVNHQELVPAGAKV; encoded by the coding sequence ATGTCGAAAAACGTTCTGATCACCGGCCCGAGCCTGGCCCCGGCCGCCGAAGCCGTCCTGACCGGCGCCGGCTACCGGCCCGTCTATGTGCCGCCCTATACCGAGGGCGAGGCGCTGCGGCGCTTCTCGGCCGAGAACGACCCGGTCGGGGTGCTGGTGCGGATGGGCCGGCTGGACGAGGCGTTTCTTGCCGCCTCGCCGCGGGTGCGGGTGCTGTCCAAGCACGGGGCCGGCGTCGACAATATCGACATCGCCGCCGCCAGCGCGCGCCGCATCCCGGTCCTGGTCGCCGCGGGCGCCAACGCCGTCTCGGTCGCGGAACATGCCATGGCGCTGTTGTTCGCGGTGGCCAAGAAGATCGTGCCGCTGGACCGCGGCCTGCGCGAGGGGCGCTGGGAAAAGCCGGGTTTCCAGGGCCGGGAACTGGCCGGTTCGACCATGGGGCTGGTGGCCTTCGGCGCCATCGCCCGGCAGACGGCACGCTTCGCCCGCGCCTTCGGCATCGCGGTCTCGGCCTATGATCCCTTCTGCCCGGCCGAGGTCTTCGAGGCCGAGGGCGTCACCCTCATCGACGACCTGGACAGGCTGGTCGCCGGCAGCGACATCGTCAGCCTGCACAGCCCGCTGACGCCCCGGACGCGCCACCTGATCAATGCCGAGCGGCTGGCGCTGATGCGCCCGGACGCGATCATCGTCAACACCGCGCGCGGCGGGCTGATCGACGAGACCGCGCTGCTGGCCGCGCTGCGGGAAAACCGCATCGGCGGCGCCGGCCTGGACACCTTCGCCACCGAGCCGCCGGCGGCGGACCATCCGTTCTGGGCCGACATGCGGCTGGTCCTGACCCCGCATATCGGCGGCGTGACCGCGGCCGCCAACACCCGCGTCGGCATCGAGGCCGCGCAGGGCATCGTCGATTGCCTGGCCGGCCGCGACATCCCGCCCGGCCGCATCGTCAATCATCAGGAACTCGTCCCGGCCGGGGCGAAAGTCTAA
- a CDS encoding Rrf2 family transcriptional regulator, which yields MRLATFTDYGLRVLMRLAGAQGEAVSTGRIAREFGISQHHLAKVVSDLGTGGFVRSERGRSGGLRLMRPADEITLGQVVRHLERKFAIVECFRADGGECVLRPGCRLRPQLSAAREAFMTELDRTTIKDCAWPGAGPGGRMVAAE from the coding sequence ATGCGGCTTGCCACCTTCACGGATTACGGGTTGCGGGTGCTGATGCGCCTGGCGGGGGCGCAGGGAGAGGCGGTCTCGACCGGGCGGATCGCCCGGGAATTCGGGATCTCGCAACATCATCTGGCCAAGGTGGTCAGCGATCTTGGAACGGGCGGCTTCGTGCGGTCCGAGCGCGGCAGGTCCGGCGGGCTGCGGCTGATGCGGCCGGCGGACGAGATCACGCTGGGACAGGTGGTGCGCCATCTGGAACGCAAATTCGCCATCGTCGAATGTTTCCGCGCCGATGGCGGCGAATGCGTCCTGCGGCCGGGTTGTCGCCTGCGGCCCCAGCTTTCCGCGGCGCGCGAGGCGTTCATGACCGAGCTTGACCGCACGACGATCAAGGATTGCGCCTGGCCCGGGGCAGGCCCGGGCGGGCGGATGGTGGCGGCCGAATAG
- a CDS encoding CBS domain-containing protein, producing the protein MLIRKLLPVARRRLQTIDLGAALLQAARRLGTDCDMLVVCDAAGRLEGVLTKTDVVRQTGRCAGAGCTAPVVEAMTRDVTTVTADGWLQDVWDIMKARGFRNIPLVDAAGLPLGVLNARDVLQMLLQEVREEENLLHDYVMNIGYR; encoded by the coding sequence ATGCTGATCCGCAAACTTCTGCCCGTCGCGCGCCGCCGCCTGCAGACCATCGACCTGGGCGCCGCGCTGCTGCAGGCCGCCCGGCGGCTTGGCACGGATTGCGACATGCTGGTGGTCTGCGACGCCGCCGGCCGGCTGGAGGGCGTGCTGACCAAGACCGACGTGGTGCGCCAGACCGGCCGTTGCGCCGGCGCCGGTTGCACCGCACCCGTGGTCGAGGCGATGACGCGCGACGTCACCACCGTGACCGCCGACGGCTGGCTGCAGGATGTCTGGGACATCATGAAGGCGCGCGGCTTCAGGAACATCCCGCTGGTCGATGCGGCCGGCCTGCCGCTGGGGGTGCTGAACGCCCGCGACGTCCTGCAGATGCTGCTGCAGGAGGTCCGGGAGGAGGAGAACCTGCTGCACGATTATGTCATGAACATCGGCTATCGCTGA
- a CDS encoding LysR family transcriptional regulator, which translates to MDTRQLKTLLAIAETGSFARAAQQVALTPSAVSQQIQALESEIGVSLFNRQSRPPMLTSAGQQMVRAAADLVRAAENAIDAVSGRRIIGTFSIGSVRTSAIGLLPQAISRLVANHPGLRIKLHVGSSDSLMQDVSAGRLDTAMIAEHSVIARELRWSPFIREPLFLIAPPGTPVSDLRTMLVSHPYVRFRSAVPLARLIEAELGRLNLPLVDIAEMDAISSITACVAHGLGVSVVPRVALLDTREAVVAIPFGEPVIHRSIGLIQIQNSPRASLIAKLHGKLAEVSGEYGIARDAQAAAP; encoded by the coding sequence ATGGATACGCGACAGCTCAAGACCCTGCTGGCCATCGCCGAAACCGGCAGCTTCGCGCGGGCGGCGCAGCAGGTTGCGCTGACGCCCTCGGCGGTCAGCCAGCAGATTCAAGCCCTTGAATCGGAAATCGGCGTCAGCCTGTTCAACCGGCAAAGCCGCCCGCCGATGCTGACCTCGGCCGGGCAGCAGATGGTCAGGGCCGCCGCCGATCTGGTCCGGGCGGCCGAAAACGCCATAGACGCGGTGTCGGGGCGGCGGATCATCGGCACCTTCTCGATCGGATCGGTCCGAACCAGCGCCATCGGGCTGTTGCCGCAGGCGATCTCGCGGCTGGTGGCGAATCACCCGGGGCTGCGGATCAAGCTGCATGTCGGCAGCTCGGACTCCCTGATGCAGGACGTCAGCGCCGGGCGGCTGGACACGGCGATGATCGCCGAACACAGCGTCATCGCGCGGGAATTGCGCTGGAGCCCGTTCATCCGCGAGCCGCTGTTCCTGATCGCCCCGCCCGGCACGCCGGTCAGCGACCTGCGGACGATGCTGGTGTCGCATCCCTATGTCCGCTTCCGCTCTGCCGTGCCGCTGGCCCGGCTGATCGAGGCCGAGCTGGGCCGGCTGAACCTGCCGCTGGTCGATATCGCCGAGATGGATGCCATCTCCTCGATCACCGCCTGCGTGGCGCATGGCCTGGGGGTGTCGGTGGTGCCGCGGGTGGCGCTTCTGGACACGCGCGAGGCGGTGGTGGCGATCCCCTTCGGCGAGCCGGTGATCCATCGGTCCATCGGACTGATCCAGATCCAGAACAGCCCGCGCGCCAGCCTGATCGCCAAACTGCACGGGAAACTGGCCGAGGTCAGCGGCGAATACGGCATCGCGCGGGACGCCCAGGCCGCGGCGCCCTGA